One uncultured Draconibacterium sp. genomic window, GGTGCTTGTGTTTTTTGCTTCGGGAATTGCAATTCTTGCCAAATTGAAAGCCGCTACTCCACACGAGAGCTTTTGGGAGATTTTAAGCACCCAGATTTTTACTGGAGAACCAATTGGAAACAATTCGAAATATACATTCTGGCACGTTGCCGGATTTGCCTGGTTGTGTAATGCCCACCAACATCTGGGCATGTCGGATGTAACTATTTTCCGTTATGCAAAAAAATGGACACAGGGTTTTGCTTCGGCATTCGGAATGTTTATCGGCCACTTTGGTGCCTGGATCGCTTCCGGAATATTATGCGCCGCCTATTTATCCGAAGGTTTTACAAATCCGCAACCCGGAACAATTGCATTATATGGTGCCGGATTTGCAGGAGCTGTTGCTGTTGTAATAGCAGGGTGGACAACTGCCAACCCAACCTTGTATCGTGCAGGTTTGGCCATTCAGGTAGTTACTCCCAACTGGAAACGCTGGAAAGTTACCTTTGCCGCCGGTATTTTTATGATTATAACTGCATGTATTCCTGCTGTTAATGCAAATCTCGACAGGGTAGTATCGTACAACGCATTGTTCTTTAGTCCTCTGGGCACTTTTATCATTCTGGATGTATGGTTGTTTCCAAAAATCGGTTTAATCCGGAATTTTACCGAGAAATCGAGAAAGACATTTAGCTGGCCTTCGGCGCTAGCCTGGTTCGGACCATTTTTACTTTCGATGTTTATATACGGAAAAGACAACTTTGCATTCCTTCAGAAAATGACAGAAGGCAAACTACCGGGCTGGATTGCAGGCATAAAAATGGACATCACCTTTTTGGTAGGACCTGAGTGGCTTATTGCTGCCTTATTGTATGTGCTTTTCAGCTATATTCAACAAAAAACAAAAACGAATTCTCAACTTATTATAGAAGGAGGTTTGTCATGAAAAAAATATTAATGGTTATCTCGTATCTGGGTTTGGCGTGTACACTTTTACCTTCTATTCTTGTTTTAAAAGGTGTACTTACACTCCAAAACCATTTTTGGTTAATGAGTATCGGAATGGTTTTATGGTTTTCAACTTCTCCTTTCTGGATGAAAAGTAAATCCTTGGAAGAGATAGAAGAATAAAAAAAATTAACAGAAGTAAAAAAACATCGTGCTAGTAGTAACAGATTTACGTATCGAATATCAAGCCAATCCCATTGGGTTGGAAACGCTTGCCCCACGCCTTAGCTGGAAGATTAAAACAGATAAAAAGAACGTTTTTCAAAGCGCCTATCGTATTATCTGTGCTGCATCTAAAGGTAATTTGCTAAACGAATCTTCGTTGGTTTGGGATTCGGGTCTTGTAAATTCAGACCAATCTGTTCATGTTGAATACAATGGCAATGAGCTAAAAAGTGGCCAACGAATTTGGTGGCAGGTAAAAATAGCTACCAATAACGGTGAAGAATCAGAATGGAGTGAGCCCGCATTTTGGGAAATGGGATTGTTGAATAAAACGGATTGGAAAGCAAAGTGGATTGGAACCAAATCTGCTTGAAAATAAGGAGATTTCAAATCCCTGTCCCTTGCTGCGCAAAGAATTTGACATTCAGAAAGAAGTCACAAAAGCAACCATTTATGTAACCTGCCACGGTTTGTACCAACTTCAGCTAAACGGTAAAAAAGTGGGCGACCAGGAGTTTACACCGGGCTGGACCAGTTACCCACAAAACGACTTCAGTACCAAACATATGACATTACCGATCAAATTCAAACCGGGAAAAATGCCATCGGTGCAATTATTGGTGATGGCTGGTACCGGGGCTTTATGGGCTGGCAAGGCAAAAAAAAACCTTTATGGCGAGAAATCAGCCTTACTCTGTCAAATTCGACTTACATTTTCCGATGGATCAGAACAAGTAATTGTGTCCGACAAGAGCTGGAAAGCGTCCACCGGAGCAATTTTAGCTTCAGAGATTTATCATGGTGAAATATACGATGCCGGACTGGAGAAAATGGGCTGGGACAAACCAGAATTTAATGATTCTGAATGGTTCGAAGTAACTGAACAAGAGCACGGTTTTCAAAATCTGGTAGCTTCAACAGGTTCGCCTGTAAAAAGTTACGAAAGAGTTAAAAGCAATTGAAAAAATAATCACTCCCGAAGGAGAAACGGTTTTGGATTTTGGACAAAACATGGTTGGAAGAATCCGCTTTAATTTGAAAGGCAAAGCAGGTAAGAAAATAACAATTTACCATGGCCGAAGTACTGGATAAGGAAGGCAACTTTTACATTGCCAACCTCCGCCCTGCCAAACAAAAATTAGAATATACCTTTAAAAGTAATGAGACTGAATCTTATACTCCACATTTTACTTTTATGGGATTTCGCTACATTAAAATTGAAGGTTATGGCGGAGAATTCAAGCTTGAAGATTTTACAGCTGAAGTAATCCATTCCGACATGGAGTTTACCGGAGATTTTGAATGCTCCGATCCGCTTGTCAACCG contains:
- a CDS encoding alpha-L-rhamnosidase N-terminal domain-containing protein; amino-acid sequence: MEPNLLENKEISNPCPLLRKEFDIQKEVTKATIYVTCHGLYQLQLNGKKVGDQEFTPGWTSYPQNDFSTKHMTLPIKFKPGKMPSVQLLVMAGTGALWAGKAKKNLYGEKSALLCQIRLTFSDGSEQVIVSDKSWKASTGAILASEIYHGEIYDAGLEKMGWDKPEFNDSEWFEVTEQEHGFQNLVASTGSPVKSYERVKSN